In the genome of Vicia villosa cultivar HV-30 ecotype Madison, WI linkage group LG7, Vvil1.0, whole genome shotgun sequence, one region contains:
- the LOC131618831 gene encoding uncharacterized protein LOC131618831 encodes MATPMKTVRRNPSYSFLNPNLDSLGCLAKKITPDETTNFRKEYGYILSLLKMPFTKYEQEGVHTLLQFYNPSLRCFTFIDYLLVPTLEEYSLFLGIPIKKEVPYYSTMKAPDSIEIAKALYLSKSVVEANLTKKGGGFGFCMEFLVKRGCEAAEAKEWDTFRDILALSIYGIVLFSDVPNFVDMNAIHIFILQNPVPTLLGDVYHSIHHKGIQKGGKGGLVRFCAPLLYRWFRSHLPERGAFVDNRHTSKWAERIMGLRAKDIVWYNKALEDMEVVMSCGKFKNVPLMGLRGGINYNPVLARRTFGYAFVSPPEQTEIAENIFYHSATDNGQMAEAVQAWKSICWRDKKHFGQRDCATHEDYTKWVESVVAVQGMPFPPKDPLYPPAGK; translated from the coding sequence aTGGCCACACCAATGAAGACTGTTAGACGCAATCCCTCTTATTCTTTCCTgaatccgaatctggattccCTTGGGTGTTTAGCAAAGAAGATTACGCCAGATGAGACAACCAACTTCAGAAAGGAATATGGGTACATTCTGAGCcttctcaagatgccgttcaccaaGTACGAGCAAGAGGGAGTTCATACTTTGCTTCAGTTCTACAATCCTTCCCTCCGCTGCTTCACGTTCATCGACTACCTCTTGGTTCCTACACTGGAAGAGTATTCCCTATTTCTTGGCATCCCTATAAAGAAGGAAGTGCCATACTATAGCACCATGAAGGCCCCTGATTCCATTGAAattgctaaggctctttatttgagcaaatcGGTCGTGGAAGCAAATCTCACTAAGAAGGGAGGAGGTTTTGGTTTCTGCATGGAGTTTCTGGTCAAAAGGGGTTGTGAGGCTGCTGAAGCAAAGGAATGGGACACATTTAGGGATATCTTGGCTCTAAGTATATATGGCATCGTGTTGTTCTCAGACGTTCCTAACTttgttgacatgaatgcaattcatatattcatcttgCAGAATCCGGTTCCCACCcttttgggggatgtttatcactcCATTCATCACAAGGGTATTCAGAAGGGAGGTAAGGGAGGTCTGGTTAGATTCTGTGCTCCGTTGTTATACCGATGGTTCAGGTCACATCTGCCTGAGCGTGGCGCTTTCGTTGATAATAGGCACACATCTAAGTGGGCTGAGAGGATTATGGGGCTGAGGGCTAAAGATATTGTCTGGTATAATAAAGCTTTAGAAGACATGGAAGTTGTTATGAGTTGTGGAAAGTTCAAGAACGTACCTCTTATGGGCCTTAGAGGTGGAATCAACTATAATCCCGTCCTGGCTAGGAGAACGTTTGGATACGCTTTTGTAAGTCCTCCCGAACAAACAGAGATTGCTGAGAACATTTTCTATCATTCAGCCACCGACAATGGGCAGATGGCAGAAGCAGTACAAGCCTGgaagagtatttgttggagagataAGAAACATTTTGGTCAGCGAGACTGTGCTACTCATGAGGATTATACTAAGTGGGTCGAGTCTGTGGTTGCTGTTCAAGGGATGCCTTTCCCTCCTAAGGACCCTTTGTACCCTCCTGCTGGTAAATAA
- the LOC131618832 gene encoding uncharacterized protein LOC131618832, which produces MDCTQAQKVRYGTHMLAVEADDWWLETRQRLEVVGEEITRVVFRREFLMKYYPEDVPGKKETEFLELKQGNMLVTKYAAKFTELAKIYLYYDGVGSDFSKCIKFENGLRSKIKKVVGYQKIRIFSDLVDSCRTFKEDHNTHYKIVKDRRGKADVADSKRTSRGEALASVICFNYGKPGQKSNACNLEVKKCFRWGKMGHAMSDCKHREIVYFNFSEEGHIGSQCLKQNKTQSGGKVFALAGSQTDGGNEHIGGTIEVSWFCPEFGQGLVVGSNSQSGKLFKLLFLLSLF; this is translated from the exons ATGGACTGCACTCAAGcgcagaaggttcggtatggaaCTCATATGCTGGCAgtcgaagctgatgactggtggctaGAGACTCGTCAGAGATTAGAGGTGGTAGGTGAAGAGATCACTAGGGTTGTGTTCCGTAGAGAGTTTCTTATGAAGTATTATCCTGAAGATGTTCCGGGTAAGAAAGAGACTGAGTTCCTTGAGCTGAAACAGGGAAATATGTTAGTGACAAAGTATGCTGCAAAGTTCACTGAGTTGGCTAAGATCTACCTATATTATGATGGAGTAGGTTCTGATttttcaaagtgcatcaagtttgagaatggattGCGCTCTAAGATCAAGAAAGTTGTtgggtatcagaagattcgtaTCTTTTCTGATTTGGTTGATAGTTGCAGAACTTTTAAAGAAGATCATAATACACATTACAAAATTGTCAAGGATAGGAGAG GTAAAGCAGATGTGGCTGATAGCAAGAGAACTAGTAGAGGAGAAGCTCTTGCTAGCGTCATTTGTTTCAATTACGGGAAACCTGGTCAAAAGAGTAATGCGTGCAACCTCGAGGTGAAGAAATGTTTTCGTTGGGGTAAGATGGGACATGCTATGTCAGATTGTAAGCATAGGGAAATTGTTTATTTTAACTTTAGTGAAGAAGGACACATTGGGAGTCAATGTCTGAAGCAAAACAAGACGCAATCTGGTGGAAAAGTGTTCGCGTTGGCGGGAAGTCAGACTGATGGAGGGAACGAGCACATTGGAG GTACTATTGAAGTAAGTTGGTTTTGTCCCGAATTTGGACAAGGTTTGGTTGTAGGCTCAAATAGCCAAAGTGGAAAgctgtttaagttgttgtttctgTTGTCGTTGTTTTGA